A genome region from Magnolia sinica isolate HGM2019 chromosome 8, MsV1, whole genome shotgun sequence includes the following:
- the LOC131252847 gene encoding uncharacterized protein LOC131252847 has protein sequence MHMASSSPLPVSVPPTSPARRVTAGRPSNSCFPARPTPVSLVTSKRSTTAVSAVGDVSSEGTTYLIAGAVAVALLGTAFPILFSRKDTCPECDGAGFVRKSGATLRANAARKDQSQIVCPTCNGLGKLGQIDK, from the exons ATGCATATGGCCTCTTCATCTCCCTTGCCGGTTTCCGTCCCCCCAACTTCTCCTGCACGACGGGTTACTGCCGGTCGCCCTTCCAATTCCTGCTTCCCAGCGCGACCGACACCTGTCAGTCTTGTGACTTCAAAGAGATCTACCACAGCGGTTTCCGCTGTGGGCGACGTATCGTCCGAGGGCACAACGTATCTGATCGCTGGCGCTGTTGCTGTAGCGCTTCTCGGAACTGCATTTCCCATTCTCTTCTCCCGCAAAGACAC aTGCCCAGAATGCGACGGTGCAGGTTTCGTCAGAAAATCAGGCGCGACTCTGAGGGCGAATGCAGCAAGGAAGGACCAGTCTCAGATCGTGTGCCCTACATGCAACGGTCTTGGTAAGCTAGGGCAGATAGATAAGTaa